In a genomic window of Helianthus annuus cultivar XRQ/B chromosome 10, HanXRQr2.0-SUNRISE, whole genome shotgun sequence:
- the LOC110886889 gene encoding uncharacterized protein LOC110886889 → MAQATNEPAVGGFVSSNVGTALHARTNKPAVGGFVSSNVGTKFHLAALFVRLSFKTFKDRPDGVTMKVEDMNKQLKFQVRATGVPKEMELVDAVDGGTIVLLPTEGSIPSQWAAFRSSGQVNGAGEKLLTLTKTRVINKHTDIDVMTMKGLEQHNSFVKPLVHAGVAYKMIGSWSGRSIVVREVDTMTVIAEMSQGADKDSFIVNVHPSANTVFVVSLFAITNAMKGIGTFDGASFSFGLAIAGHIVAGIAYDAIGGCVGDACAEGGCACCCC, encoded by the exons ATGGCCCAAGCAACTAACGAACCGGCTGTAGGCGGCTTTGTCAGCAGTAACGTGGGGACTGCGCTCCATGCAAGAACCAACAAACCTGCTGTAGGCGGCTTTGTCAGCAGTAATGTGGGGACTAAGTTCCATTTAGCCGCCCTTTTTGTGCGTCTTAGTTTCAAGACATTTAAAGACCGTCCAGATGGTGTGACCATGAAGGTTGAAGATATGAACAAACAATTGAAGTTTCAAGTACGGGCAACAGGTGTGCCTAAGGAGATGGAGCTGGTGGATGCAGTAGATGGGGGCACTATTGTTCTTCTTCCAACG GAAGGGTCAATTCCTAGTCAATGGGCAGCCTTCCGCTCTAGCGGCCAAGTCAATGGGGCTGGAGAAAAGTTACTTACCCTAACCAAAACCCGGGTCATCAACAAGCATACTGATATTGATGTCATGACAATGAAGGGCTTGGAACAGCACAACTCATTCGTGAAGCCACTTGTGCATGCTGGTGTTGCTTACAAGATGATAGGGAGCTGGTCTGGCAGATCTATCGTTGTTCGTGAGGTCGACACGATGACAGTCATAGCGGAA ATGTCTCAAGGAGCGGACAAAGACAGCTTTATTGTCAACGTTCATCCAAGCGCTAATACTGTTTTTGTAGTTTCTCTCTTTGCTATTACTAATGCAATGAAAGGCATCGGTACATTCGACGGGGCTTCATTTTCTTTTGGTTTGGCTATAGCTGGACATATTGTTGCTGGAATTGCTTATGATGCAATAGGAGGTTGCGTTGGCGATGCATGTGCTGAAGGGGGATGTGCATGCTGCTGCTGCTGA